A part of Terriglobales bacterium genomic DNA contains:
- the terL gene encoding phage terminase large subunit: MRGSSSSRPNRCLYLLDSLRRRMEYPELKRTVLEHAREWTPRNILIEDRASGTQLIQELRQEGLSTLTRCDSKEEKIVRMSTASNLIENGQVYLPEKAPWLSQYIHELVTFPNGKHFDQVDSTSQALRWFKSRAFLSGIQQYYKDEATIANYRRGLIKKEDVPEHLWKRLDEPPPPPRGPYGLW; this comes from the coding sequence TTGCGGGGGAGCAGTTCAAGCCGTCCCAACCGCTGCCTCTACCTGCTCGACAGCCTCCGCCGACGCATGGAATATCCCGAATTGAAACGGACCGTTCTGGAACACGCGCGGGAGTGGACGCCGCGCAACATCCTCATCGAGGATCGAGCCTCGGGTACGCAGCTCATCCAGGAACTCCGGCAGGAAGGACTGTCCACGCTCACGCGCTGCGACTCGAAGGAGGAGAAGATCGTGCGCATGTCCACCGCCAGCAACCTGATCGAGAACGGGCAGGTCTATCTGCCGGAGAAAGCGCCGTGGCTCTCACAGTACATCCACGAGCTGGTCACGTTCCCAAATGGGAAACACTTCGACCAGGTCGATTCCACGTCGCAGGCCCTGCGCTGGTTCAAAAGCCGCGCCTTCTTGTCCGGCATTCAGCAGTACTACAAAGACGAAGCAACAATCGCAAACTACAGGCGAGGACTCATCAAGAAAGAAGACGTGCCGGAGCACCTCTGGAAGCGTCTCGATGAACCACCGCCACCGCCGCGCGGCCCGTACGGGCTATGGTAG
- the tnpA gene encoding IS200/IS605 family transposase: MGHSYSNVLVHIVFSTKNRAKIIPRDHQEDLWRYMTGIAKSVKANVLAIGGMPDHIHALVALPGTIGHSTLIQKIKENSSKWMGSKFEWQEGFGAFSVSDSRRDDVIAYIHNQEEHHKKRNFEEEFIALLKAHNVDYDPRYVFG, encoded by the coding sequence ATGGGACATTCCTATTCCAACGTCCTCGTTCACATTGTTTTCAGCACCAAGAATCGCGCCAAAATCATTCCGCGCGATCACCAAGAAGACCTTTGGCGATACATGACCGGTATCGCTAAGAGCGTTAAGGCCAACGTTCTCGCCATCGGCGGCATGCCCGACCACATTCACGCGTTAGTCGCCCTTCCAGGAACGATTGGTCATTCGACTCTTATCCAAAAGATCAAAGAAAATTCATCGAAATGGATGGGCTCCAAGTTCGAGTGGCAGGAAGGATTCGGTGCATTCAGCGTGAGCGATTCACGCCGCGACGATGTGATTGCATATATCCACAATCAGGAAGAGCATCACAAGAAACGCAATTTCGAAGAGGAATTCATTGCGTTGTTGAAGGCGCACAACGTCGATTACGATCCGCGGTACGTGTTCGGATAA
- a CDS encoding transposase, which produces MPLAPQEVRTFFVSSVTHERRPIFRMVRFCALLLDLLRDDRALKRYELHEFVFMSNHIHLILTPAPNVSLEKAMQFVKGGFSFRAKQELTYEEEIWQKGNDDHRIKDAADYAQHVEYIWMNPVRAGLVARPEQYLYSSARLRNEVDPAPTHFQMARAVAKARR; this is translated from the coding sequence ATGCCGCTTGCGCCACAAGAGGTCCGCACATTCTTTGTTTCGTCGGTTACGCACGAACGAAGACCGATCTTCCGAATGGTTCGCTTCTGCGCGTTGCTGCTCGATCTCTTGCGTGATGATCGAGCCTTGAAACGATATGAGCTGCACGAGTTTGTGTTCATGAGTAACCACATCCACCTGATTCTCACTCCGGCTCCGAATGTTTCGCTGGAGAAAGCCATGCAGTTTGTTAAGGGCGGATTTTCCTTTCGCGCGAAGCAGGAACTGACGTATGAAGAGGAAATCTGGCAGAAGGGCAATGACGATCACCGAATCAAAGATGCCGCGGATTATGCACAGCACGTCGAGTACATCTGGATGAATCCTGTGAGGGCTGGCCTGGTCGCGCGACCGGAACAATACCTGTATTCGTCGGCGCGACTCAGAAATGAGGTTGATCCGGCGCCCACACATTTTCAAATGGCCCGCGCTGTAGCAAAAGCCCGCCGGTAG
- a CDS encoding TolC family protein — protein sequence MKALFTIGLVLLSTCFVVELEAQSPMRLTLHDAEQLALKNNPQITVAKLLTFAQHEATRETRSTELPTATANLTAVDAHAGTRITAGVLNNPSVFERAGAGMNVGQLITDFGRTHNLLQSSTLREHAQQFSQQATAADITLAVDRAFYSALAAQAQLLVAEQTVTTRQTTADQVQALAQAKLRSDLDLSFANVNLAQAKLLLLDAQNRKEAAFTGLNEILGFEKPTTYLLMDEAEAESGNAFSAPPAKEEDLVAEALRSRPDLAALDDQWQAEQRFARAEHELNRPTISALAAVGGTPVRADQITSSWYGAAGVNMSIPVFNGFLFSARAREADYRASALQQQVRDLRDRIARDVRVTWLEANTAYERVGVTEQLLKQANLALDLAQTRYKLGLASIVELSQAQLQQTDAQIGNSNARYEYLSTLSALNYQLGK from the coding sequence ATGAAAGCTTTGTTCACAATCGGTCTCGTTCTCCTGTCCACCTGCTTTGTCGTCGAGCTGGAAGCCCAGTCGCCCATGCGCCTCACCCTCCACGACGCTGAGCAACTCGCGCTCAAGAACAACCCGCAGATCACCGTCGCGAAGTTACTCACATTCGCTCAGCACGAAGCCACGCGCGAGACGCGTTCTACCGAGCTGCCAACGGCAACGGCGAATCTCACTGCCGTAGATGCTCATGCGGGCACGCGAATTACTGCGGGAGTGCTGAACAATCCCAGCGTCTTCGAGCGAGCCGGAGCCGGCATGAATGTGGGCCAGCTCATCACCGACTTCGGCCGCACCCATAACCTGCTGCAGTCGTCGACTCTTCGCGAGCACGCGCAGCAGTTCTCGCAACAGGCAACTGCTGCCGACATCACCCTGGCGGTCGATCGAGCCTTTTATTCAGCCCTCGCGGCCCAGGCACAGCTTCTCGTAGCGGAGCAAACCGTGACGACGCGGCAAACAACTGCAGATCAGGTGCAGGCTCTCGCGCAAGCCAAGCTCCGTTCGGATCTCGATCTCAGCTTTGCGAATGTTAATCTCGCGCAGGCCAAGCTGCTGCTGCTCGATGCCCAGAACAGGAAGGAAGCAGCATTTACCGGTCTCAATGAGATTCTTGGCTTCGAGAAGCCCACGACCTATCTGCTGATGGATGAAGCTGAAGCGGAAAGCGGAAATGCCTTCTCCGCTCCGCCGGCAAAAGAAGAGGATCTCGTCGCTGAAGCTCTCCGCTCCCGTCCTGATCTAGCCGCTCTCGATGATCAGTGGCAAGCGGAGCAGCGTTTCGCGCGCGCAGAGCACGAACTGAATCGCCCGACCATCAGCGCCCTGGCTGCGGTTGGAGGAACTCCGGTGCGTGCCGACCAGATCACTTCCTCCTGGTATGGCGCCGCGGGCGTGAACATGAGCATTCCTGTCTTCAACGGATTTCTCTTTTCAGCCCGCGCCAGGGAAGCGGATTATCGCGCCTCAGCCCTGCAGCAACAAGTTCGCGACCTGCGCGATCGGATCGCAAGAGACGTTCGAGTTACCTGGCTGGAGGCCAACACCGCCTACGAGCGAGTAGGGGTCACAGAGCAATTGTTGAAACAGGCGAACCTCGCCCTCGACCTGGCCCAGACGCGCTATAAGCTCGGGCTGGCATCCATCGTCGAGCTAAGCCAGGCCCAGTTGCAGCAGACCGATGCCCAGATTGGGAATTCGAATGCTCGCTACGAATATCTCTCTACGCTGTCCGCATTGAATTATCAACTGGGAAAGTAG